ATGGGTTAATGCCTGTCGGACTCTGGTATCCGCCAGTTGCTCACTGGTGGTGTTTAAAATCAGCATCCGTGTGGATACAGGCTTTGACAGCGCAGTGTTAAAGCGACGGTCACTCTCAAACTGCTTATAGGCCTGGGCACTGATCAGCTGAAGGCCGTATACCATGTCGATTTCCCCGCTGCGCAGAGCGAGCAGGCGAGCCTGGCTGTCAGGAATGACTTTGGCAACCAGTCGATTGATTTCAGGCTTTTCGCCCCAGTAGTTGTTGTTAACCTCAAAAACAGACTGCTGATCAACAACATTGGAGGTTAACACATAGCTGCCGGTACCAACGAGGCAGTCAAGACCGTCTTTAGTGGTTCCGTTTTTAAAACAGCCGGGTGACAGAAAGCGGAAAGGACGGGTAACGCCCAGCTCAACCAGAAACGGGTAGTAGGCATTGGGAAATTCAATGGTAACGGTGTAATCGTCGGTGGCACGAATACTCTCTTTACCGGACTTTTCCACTTCCATCATCAGACGAATAGATTCCAGCCAGCTGTGTCGGCCACTGTTGTCCAGAAGTGCGTCGAAGTTGCTTTTGACAACATGGGCGTCAAAGGGTGTGCCATCAGAGAAAGTCACATCCTTGCGCAAACGGAAAGTATAGAGCTTACCGTCCTCGGAAACGGTCCAGCTCTCTGCCAGCCAGGGTTCGGGTTGGCCGTTTTCATCTAGATGTACCAGACCTTCGAAGATCAGGTTTTGGGCAAAAAGCTCACCACTATAAAGGTGCGGGTTCAGGTCTCGGATATCGCGGTAGTTGGCGATCGTCAGTGTTTTTTCACTGTCCGCATGGCTTAACCCCGGCGTCAGTGCAGACACTGAAGACAGAAGCAAACAACCAATACCCATCATTTTTTTAAATATCATGTTGATGATACCTTAAACGTAAGATGGCATGGATTTTAAATACTAAACAAGAATAGTTCTCATTAATTTTTTGATTTAAGTCAAGGGAATGGTGTTTTTTAAATCAGGAGTCCACCTTTGGGAAGGGGGGCAATGCAATACCTTCATGAATTGTGGAAGGCTCCTATGGGCTGACAGTCAGAAAAATAAGTTTGGTGGCATCGCCTTTTCCGGCGTCATTATCGTTAACAAGAACAATCGTTTCTTTTCCGTCAATCTCAGGGCCTGTCGTAATACCTTCAATATTCATGTTTTCAAACACACTTTTTTCAGAGGCTTGCAAACTATCAAATACCAGGGTTTTGTTGACGACTCGTTTTGTCTTCATCAATTCAGGTGTTAGCCTGGCTTTCCTTGTTACATGATATTTTTTGTCTTGATTTAGGTTGGCCTTATAAATTTGTGTAATCGAGACAGGCTTTTCAGGTTCAAACTTTTTCTGAGCAACCCGACCCAGCGGAGAAAAAGTAATTCGGGTTCTTTCAACAACCAGTATTTCCCGGACATTCAAAGCAAGAACATCCGAAACGCCTGTTTTTATAGTGGCTGCTGCATTCTGGGTGTATTTATCAGGCATCCGGGCAATACCGTACAGAAGTTCTTTTTTTACAGCCGGATTGGATTGGGTGCCATCATTGATTTCATCCAGTGACAGATGAATGATTCGGCAGGGGGGAGGTATAGGAGGGGTGCCTTTGCCAGCGGGGAACGCAGTTTTCCAGGAGGCTATGTCCTGACGCAGAGGCATTTCCGTGATGGCAATGACTTCGTTGGTGTCGGGTATGAAATCGATACTTTCTATCCCCCGGTTTCTCTGCAAGCCTATATTCTCATCGGTTGCCCAGTCATAAGCACCCATAGCCAATTGAGGCAGCAGGTAACTTAAAGCTGCCCGTAGCAACGGTGTTTTGTAGTAAGAAGGAAAATAATACCGTTGCTTCAGCATTCCTGAGTTCCGGTCAACCCTCAGTAGCGAGGCTGTGACGTCAACATCAGGAATACGAAGCGCGTTGTAGACGTCCCAGAACCTATTCATTCTGAAAGATTTAACCGGGTACGTAGCACCCTGTTCAGAAGCGATCAGAAGGTCTGTACTGTCGGAAAATAAAGCAAGTCCTTCGGTATCAATATGCCCGTCCTGAATCCAGTTTTTACGACTGCTCCAATGAGACTCATCAGGGTTAACGGTTAGATGAACTTCGTTTATTAAGCCTGAGTCC
Above is a genomic segment from Endozoicomonas euniceicola containing:
- the nikA gene encoding nickel ABC transporter substrate-binding protein; this encodes MIFKKMMGIGCLLLSSVSALTPGLSHADSEKTLTIANYRDIRDLNPHLYSGELFAQNLIFEGLVHLDENGQPEPWLAESWTVSEDGKLYTFRLRKDVTFSDGTPFDAHVVKSNFDALLDNSGRHSWLESIRLMMEVEKSGKESIRATDDYTVTIEFPNAYYPFLVELGVTRPFRFLSPGCFKNGTTKDGLDCLVGTGSYVLTSNVVDQQSVFEVNNNYWGEKPEINRLVAKVIPDSQARLLALRSGEIDMVYGLQLISAQAYKQFESDRRFNTALSKPVSTRMLILNTTSEQLADTRVRQALTHLTNKAVIAERIMLGLEQPADSLLSKNVPYADIELTAFDHDTSRAMELFRQAGWVSDNGTLKKDGKPLNITLSYDSDKVVERTIAQYLQSEWGKAGINLDLIGEEEQAHRDRLKAADFDISFNISWGTPYDPQSFMGAMRTPVYGDMLAQQGLKEKKQIDQSILAALETVDESERQKLYTYILETLHREAVYIPLTYEQNQAIFNSRVNGVGFNPSQFEIPLQRMSVKE
- a CDS encoding esterase-like activity of phytase family protein, with product MRKIICLLPLLLLQTQVSSAAPVENKYTVRGIVTLGHTKDKPVLGISSVRYDHKSDQFIILSDDTGVITNLYEKPGKPRFYTLSGQAALNALDTSTQEQASALDSGLINEVHLTVNPDESHWSSRKNWIQDGHIDTEGLALFSDSTDLLIASEQGATYPVKSFRMNRFWDVYNALRIPDVDVTASLLRVDRNSGMLKQRYYFPSYYKTPLLRAALSYLLPQLAMGAYDWATDENIGLQRNRGIESIDFIPDTNEVIAITEMPLRQDIASWKTAFPAGKGTPPIPPPCRIIHLSLDEINDGTQSNPAVKKELLYGIARMPDKYTQNAAATIKTGVSDVLALNVREILVVERTRITFSPLGRVAQKKFEPEKPVSITQIYKANLNQDKKYHVTRKARLTPELMKTKRVVNKTLVFDSLQASEKSVFENMNIEGITTGPEIDGKETIVLVNDNDAGKGDATKLIFLTVSP